One stretch of Streptomyces hygroscopicus DNA includes these proteins:
- a CDS encoding transposase yields MFGYFSAWTADGTIEKLGLHLHRMVVREEAGCTAEPTACVIDAQSVKTATSVPIDTRGTDAGKKTVGRKRSIVADTLGLSLLVIVTAASVSYNEAGKELLAQIAADHPTITEAWVDTGYKNQAIEHGAALGIDVDVVPRNAQVKGFSVIAKRWVVERSFGWIMMHGRLARDYETKPAHSESMIRLAMISNLTKRATGETPITRHNL; encoded by the coding sequence GTGTTCGGCTACTTCAGCGCCTGGACCGCCGACGGCACCATCGAGAAACTCGGCCTCCATCTGCACCGCATGGTGGTCCGTGAGGAGGCAGGATGCACCGCCGAACCCACTGCCTGCGTCATCGATGCCCAGAGCGTCAAGACCGCTACCAGCGTGCCCATCGACACCCGGGGCACCGACGCCGGTAAGAAGACCGTGGGCCGCAAACGCAGCATCGTGGCCGACACCCTCGGCCTGTCACTGCTGGTCATAGTGACGGCAGCCAGCGTCTCCTACAACGAGGCCGGCAAGGAACTCCTTGCCCAGATCGCCGCCGACCACCCCACGATCACCGAGGCATGGGTCGACACCGGCTACAAGAACCAGGCCATCGAGCACGGCGCCGCCCTCGGCATCGATGTCGACGTCGTCCCAAGGAACGCGCAGGTCAAGGGATTCTCGGTGATCGCGAAGCGCTGGGTGGTAGAGCGAAGTTTCGGGTGGATCATGATGCATGGCCGCCTCGCCCGGGACTATGAGACCAAACCCGCCCACTCCGAGAGCATGATCCGCCTCGCGATGATCTCCAACCTCACGAAACGAGCAACCGGCGAAACGCCCATAACTCGGCACAACCTATGA